A single window of Flavobacterium sp. 140616W15 DNA harbors:
- a CDS encoding class I SAM-dependent DNA methyltransferase: protein MKDWNLEDNVNDWVKSEFARIKQTKYTVESAMSDYLKNAIQQGVILKRLELEEAGETEKGKSWKPDFHLETFDIPVLIENKLGINKLWATNGDKIKNDIKSVKNFAVNGAIHYAQCAIMSKKYTEAIAIGISGNNANNVTIKIYYVFGATDETYKLINTYTSLDFLESKKSFTEFYKAATLTEDEKHKILIDSQAKLQEYAKKLNKLMHNHAITAPQRVLYVSGMLLAMQDIAEIKKGLVPEDLKGFNLDNQRDGDNIVMQIENYLTLKEIPQDKKNLMMASFREINKDTDRDKKIDLDTIIGKLLPNMASVNKQIFTYIYENIFLSIDSMSGHLDIMGEMYSEFLKYALGDGKEIGIVLTPPYVTKMMTQILEVDENSKVMDLATGSAGFLISSMELMIDYAEQKYGKRTQKALEKIEQIKKHQLLGVELDAQMFTLASTNMILRGDGSSNIRKGSSFKEPAELYKTFNADKLLLNPPFSFKENGMPFILFGLENMQIGGKAAIIIQDSAGNGRGVESCKAILAQNQLLASIKMPIDLFIPMAGVQTSIYVIEHTGKSHDYKKQVKFIDFRNDGYKRTKRSLIEIDNPAQRYNDIIEIYKNGATADVSPTLWNLKQTVVMSVITNKGDDWNYDQYQKIDTKPTLQDFKKTIGDYLAWEVSSILKQQNESKSLGK from the coding sequence ATGAAAGACTGGAATTTAGAAGACAATGTAAATGATTGGGTAAAGTCAGAATTTGCAAGAATTAAGCAAACTAAATATACTGTAGAATCAGCAATGTCTGATTATCTAAAAAATGCAATTCAACAAGGTGTAATTTTAAAACGTCTCGAACTTGAAGAAGCAGGAGAAACAGAAAAAGGCAAATCTTGGAAGCCCGATTTTCATTTGGAGACTTTTGATATACCAGTTTTAATTGAAAACAAACTAGGGATTAATAAATTATGGGCAACAAATGGAGATAAAATAAAAAACGATATCAAATCCGTTAAAAATTTTGCAGTTAATGGAGCAATCCATTATGCACAATGTGCAATAATGAGTAAAAAATATACCGAAGCAATTGCAATTGGGATATCGGGTAATAACGCCAACAATGTAACTATCAAAATTTATTATGTCTTCGGCGCAACCGATGAAACTTACAAGTTAATAAATACTTACACTTCATTAGATTTTTTAGAATCTAAAAAATCATTTACAGAGTTCTATAAAGCAGCAACACTTACAGAAGACGAAAAACATAAAATTTTAATCGACTCGCAAGCAAAGCTACAAGAGTATGCAAAGAAACTTAACAAGCTAATGCACAACCATGCAATTACTGCCCCGCAGCGTGTATTATATGTTTCGGGCATGCTTTTAGCAATGCAAGACATTGCAGAAATTAAAAAAGGTTTAGTACCAGAGGATTTAAAAGGTTTTAATCTCGACAATCAAAGAGACGGAGACAACATTGTAATGCAAATAGAAAATTACCTAACATTAAAAGAGATTCCTCAAGATAAAAAAAATCTAATGATGGCATCATTTAGGGAAATTAATAAAGATACTGACCGTGACAAAAAAATAGATTTAGACACTATCATTGGAAAATTATTACCTAATATGGCAAGTGTCAATAAACAAATTTTCACTTACATTTACGAAAACATCTTTTTATCTATCGACTCTATGAGTGGCCATTTAGATATTATGGGAGAAATGTATTCCGAATTTCTAAAATATGCACTTGGAGATGGAAAAGAAATTGGTATCGTGCTAACACCTCCCTATGTTACCAAAATGATGACACAAATTTTAGAGGTAGACGAAAACTCTAAAGTTATGGACTTAGCAACAGGTTCAGCCGGTTTTCTAATTTCATCTATGGAACTTATGATAGATTATGCCGAACAGAAATATGGTAAAAGAACCCAAAAAGCATTAGAAAAAATTGAGCAAATCAAAAAGCACCAACTACTTGGTGTTGAGTTAGACGCTCAAATGTTTACACTTGCATCTACTAACATGATTTTGCGTGGCGATGGTTCCAGTAACATTAGGAAAGGCTCGTCTTTTAAAGAACCTGCTGAACTTTACAAAACATTTAACGCAGATAAATTATTACTTAATCCACCATTTAGCTTCAAGGAAAATGGAATGCCTTTTATTTTGTTTGGTCTTGAAAATATGCAAATTGGCGGCAAAGCCGCAATTATCATTCAAGATTCAGCAGGAAACGGTCGAGGTGTAGAAAGTTGTAAAGCTATTCTTGCTCAAAATCAGTTATTAGCAAGTATCAAAATGCCGATAGATTTATTTATACCAATGGCAGGAGTTCAAACATCTATTTATGTTATCGAGCATACAGGCAAATCACACGATTATAAAAAGCAAGTAAAATTTATTGATTTTAGAAACGATGGTTACAAACGCACAAAACGAAGCCTTATTGAGATAGATAATCCTGCACAACGCTACAATGATATAATTGAAATATATAAAAATGGAGCTACAGCAGATGTTTCTCCCACTTTATGGAATTTGAAACAAACTGTTGTAATGAGTGTTATAACCAATAAAGGGGATGATTGGAATTATGACCAATATCAAAAAATTGACACCAAGCCAACATTACAGGATTTCAAAAAAACCATAGGTGATTATCTCGCTTGGGAGGTTTCAAGCATTCTCAAACAACAAAACGAAAGCAAAAGTTTGGGAAAGTAG
- a CDS encoding helix-turn-helix transcriptional regulator yields MEQKIHQGRNVKRFREMLNIKQEALAYDLGEDWNQKKISMLEQKDVIEDNLLKQISAVFKIPVEAFQNFDEEQAVNVIANTYSFQDFKDNAVASGFSYQPSFNPADKIVQLYDEKIALYERMLKEKDEMMARLEKLITK; encoded by the coding sequence ATGGAACAGAAAATACATCAAGGAAGAAACGTAAAACGCTTCAGAGAAATGCTTAACATAAAACAGGAGGCATTAGCTTATGATCTGGGAGAAGACTGGAATCAGAAGAAAATTTCTATGCTGGAGCAGAAAGATGTAATTGAAGATAATCTGTTGAAACAAATATCTGCAGTATTTAAAATTCCAGTGGAAGCTTTTCAGAATTTTGATGAGGAGCAGGCAGTGAATGTAATTGCAAATACTTATTCATTCCAAGATTTCAAAGACAATGCAGTTGCTTCTGGATTCAGTTACCAACCTTCTTTCAATCCCGCTGATAAAATTGTACAATTATATGATGAAAAAATAGCATTATACGAGCGTATGCTGAAAGAGAAAGATGAAATGATGGCAAGGCTTGAAAAATTAATTACCAAATAA
- a CDS encoding restriction endonuclease subunit S, whose amino-acid sequence MGGFKHSQTTKRKQKFGKVDALLNEKLQKVEWGDFYLGDLFEINPTNYYRLQNSEIISINGNIPLISNSSTENGIMGYSNLEPNNAGNTITCSDTTIGAETMFYQENDFIGYSHIQHFVPKFEPFNKAIASVIISACRVSTSKQYDYGNKFNREAMNKTKIQLPTKKGKVDFEFMNSFINELEAQRIAELEAYLSASFVKDYALTNEEKQVLQKFEKGEVKFEEFEIQTLFTVSPSKAYVMNDRDILVENGKTPYVSNQSQNNGYIGWSNLEPLNPSNVITLSDTWQSERTIFYQATEFIGKSHLQVMKAYDPKFQKFELFFVISSFRKAILELNYDYGTKFNRDKIKITKIQLPTINNKIDYAFMCTFISAIQKSVIKDVVLYTDIKQKQQKVL is encoded by the coding sequence TTGGGAGGTTTCAAGCATTCTCAAACAACAAAACGAAAGCAAAAGTTTGGGAAAGTAGATGCCCTACTCAACGAAAAGTTACAAAAAGTTGAGTGGGGAGATTTTTATTTAGGTGATTTATTTGAAATAAATCCAACAAATTATTACCGTTTGCAGAATAGTGAAATAATTTCAATAAATGGCAACATTCCATTAATATCAAACTCTTCAACTGAAAATGGGATAATGGGTTATTCTAATTTAGAACCTAATAATGCAGGAAATACAATTACTTGTTCCGATACTACAATTGGTGCAGAAACAATGTTTTATCAAGAAAATGATTTTATAGGTTATTCCCATATACAACATTTTGTACCAAAGTTTGAACCTTTTAATAAAGCAATTGCAAGTGTTATTATTTCTGCGTGTAGAGTTTCCACTTCAAAGCAATACGATTATGGAAATAAATTTAATCGTGAAGCAATGAATAAAACCAAAATCCAACTTCCAACCAAAAAAGGCAAAGTAGATTTTGAATTTATGAATAGTTTTATAAATGAGCTGGAAGCTCAGCGTATAGCAGAGTTGGAAGCATATTTATCCGCTTCATTTGTCAAAGATTATGCTTTGACAAATGAAGAAAAGCAAGTACTTCAAAAATTTGAAAAAGGAGAAGTAAAATTTGAAGAATTTGAAATTCAAACACTATTTACGGTTTCACCGTCAAAAGCATATGTAATGAATGACAGAGATATTCTTGTAGAAAATGGCAAAACCCCGTATGTTTCCAATCAATCACAAAATAATGGTTATATTGGTTGGAGTAATCTTGAACCATTAAATCCTTCAAATGTAATCACATTGAGCGACACTTGGCAATCAGAACGAACAATTTTCTATCAAGCTACTGAATTTATTGGCAAAAGCCATTTACAAGTAATGAAAGCATACGATCCAAAATTTCAGAAATTTGAATTATTCTTTGTTATTTCAAGTTTTAGAAAAGCAATTTTAGAATTGAATTATGATTACGGAACAAAATTTAATCGTGACAAAATCAAAATAACTAAAATTCAACTACCTACTATCAATAACAAAATTGACTATGCTTTTATGTGTACTTTTATATCTGCTATTCAAAAATCAGTTATAAAAGATGTTGTTTTATATACCGATATAAAACAGAAGCAACAAAAAGTGCTGTGA